One Hoplias malabaricus isolate fHopMal1 chromosome 12, fHopMal1.hap1, whole genome shotgun sequence genomic window, AATATGAGCTAAATTTTGTTTGCCTTCTCGTTTTAAACACAAAAGCAGGTTTCCGGTGTCGGAGCGTAGAAATTAAAGCTCTATGTCATATCAGGGATAATTAAACAGCTGGAGAGCTAGAGACTGTTACCAAGACTCTGTCTCCAAGGTGTTTATTTCAGCAAGCTCAGGCTTCCATGTTATCAATAAAATGGCATGAATTGTTAATAACAGTTCATAAAAAATGAATGGCATGTGTGTTTGAAATACTCCTTCGTGAACAGgaaaaaaagctgaaaaaaaacacatgcctAGGGCTCTGGCTCTGACTGtggctctctccctctctgtctttctctgtctctctctcagttggCCGTATACACGGCGGCTGATGTAATAAATCATAAATGTGTTCCTCTGTTCGCCACAACGGAGCACGAAGCCGGCAAAGACAAACAAACTGCGGAAAAAGAACAGGAGCTTTAGGTGAGAGCATTATTTGACGTGAATAGACAGTGAGGTCatgttcctcttgtttattgGTCAGTGGTGCGATTGGCTGGGAAGCTAGCATGGAGCAAGTAAGCAGCTAATCCTCTTAACGGAGGAGCCGTCCAGCCTCCAGCACTGCTCCCTTCACCTGCCTCCTCCACAGAAGTACACACTCCCTAGTGCACTACACACAGTGCTGCCACAAATAGggaacggagagagagagagagagagagagagagagagagagagagatagagagagatcaTTAAAACACTCTGATAATAGGTGCTCCACATATATACGTTGATTTCTTTAGGGAATGAGATGAGAAACTTAAAGGATAATAGCCGTAGGGAATAAAACCTTGACAGAGGAGAAAAATCACAGAATCTTTGCAGAATCAGGTCGGTGAAAGCCATCGTTATTCGAGAGTAAATAGATGGTCATTCACTAACAGCATATGTTCACTCTCCTTGGTACAGGTTCAGccgtaaataaacacataaataaataaaatgaaataaagaatCTAGGGAGGAACCAACATGGATTTGTGGGCACATTTTTtgcatcatcactgtccaatgagtACATTTTACTGGTGAGTAGTTCCTTGTAGAAGTGCTTCCCAGCATTATATCCCACATAGAAAAATCATTACCATCTTTCCTTGTTTTAAATATAGTGTAGTTAATTAGTTGCTAATGTCCTGTTTGTGTGGCTTTTTCTCCTATATTTTTGGAACTAACTGTGTATTGAAATGAGTGTAATTTACACATTAGTGCCACTTTGATTATTACTTCAATTACTGCAACTTTAGATGAAACTAAAAATCCTTCTGAAGCTATgcacatgtttttcttttctgcttttgGCACATGCTTTAATCCAGAAGAACTTAATCATGTTCCAAATTAGATTTGAAGTAGATTGGATAAGAATTGCTAAAAGAGTTTTACTTTGCTAAAAGAGTTTGTTTGGAGTTTTCTCCCTGAGCTGGGAATAGAACCCAAAGTGTATTGAAAGCACTGGGTAAATCCTATTATTAATAGCTTTAACCTTCAGTACTAGTCGGTCCATAGCTGATGAGCAGCTCACCAGACGTGGGGCAGTCATCACAGTTTCATTTGCCCCAAGAAACTCACACAAGCAGATAATGGTGTCTACTGTGTTAGGAAGCTTTAGTAAAGCAGAGCCCCGAACAAGGCAGTTATGGCATTGGTTGTGTTCTATCTGAAAGTCTTTTCATGCTGTCTCGACAAGAGAGAGATGGTATCTGAGGGTCTCTCTGCATCTGAGCCAGCACGTTCAGCCGCCTGAAAGGAAATACAGACGCATCAGAAAAAGCAGAAGTGttcacagatatgagtgtgcgATGGAAGGGTTGGACGACAGAATCGATTTCATACTAAGCAGATTATCCTTGTGTTTTAGAAGCTCCAGTGCGGTTGCAGGGCAAAGCACCAGTGCTTACAGGATTCCAAACTCTTCCCTTAACCATTCAGACCATCCTTCAACGGATATCATTATCAGTGCTTGCTTCTTATAAATTCCCCTGCCACACAAACTCAGTGGAGGCTTCTTAAGTTTAACTGACTGTGTttgaaacagagaaaacagctaCGTGATCCTGCATcaagaacaagaagaagaagaagagcaaAAAGAAGAACAAccacaagaagaagaagaagaagaagaagaaggacaagaacaacaaaaagaacatcaaaaagaacaaaaagaagaagaacgTCAAGAAGATGTACAAGAGGaacaagaagaaagagaagaaaaagaagaacaaaaagaAGAGGAACAAAAAGAAGGACAAGCACAACATAAAGAACatcaaaaagaacaaaaagaagAACAAGAACAACAAAAAGAAGGACATCAAGAAGAAGTACAAGAGGaacaagaggaagaagaaaatcaagaagaacaaaaaaatgaacaaaaacaacatcaagAAGAACAAAAAGAAGATGAACAAGAGGAacaacaagaagaagaagaagaacaacaaagaacatcaaaaagaacaaaaagaagaacaagaacaacaaaaagaagaacatcaagaagaagaacaagaggaacaagaagaagaagaagaagacaaagacaaagaagaCGAAGGCACAAATTAGTTCCACAATTGGTTacatatttttcaacaaaataaaatctgctgtaaaattattttaaaaagaattcTTCCTACTCTTGCTAGGTTTCCAAAAATCACAAAACGCTACTAAGCTGGGAAGGAACTGTTAGTCGTCTTCCGCCAAGACATGTGAAGCCAACCACCACTTCGGTTTGAACTGCTGCCAACATACTTCTGAACTGCTCCAAATGCTGGTAGAACACTAAAAGCCCAGCTCTGTTATGTTAGCTTTCAGAAGCCCGCACTGGATAGTACTGTGCTAAATAAcgaggagagggagggccagccaacccactgagagagagagcgacgcCAGTTAGGCTCTTTGTCGCCTGGCCTTTCAGGTACCActggtttgaaaaaaaaaaattaaaacagtagtgctttttaaaaatatagtaCAACACAGAACCCCTGAGAGTGTGACCTCACATGCCACACATTTAGCCTTCTTTATCGTGGAAACCAGTTTCATTTAGTTCTAGTGtaaaaacaattataaataaataaataaaaacagtaccCCATTTCAAcaatcagcagcagcacagcttAGGTTTCCCATTTCACCTCCAACTCAGCCCCCTCCCCATCTCTCTATTAAATGCAGCTACATGGGATGCGTGGTTAAGGATTGTTAGTGGTTTCACTATGTGCTGCTCGTTTGAAAGAGACTGCAGCTTTAGCATATGCTCGGAGTGAGGAGCATAAGGGGGGAAATGTGTAAATGCTAGCCTGATGTTGATAAGCTGCTGGAGCTCTGTTATTAGTGCTGTGGGTTGCCATGGTGTGTAGGAGgtggtgttttaaaaaaaaaaataataaaaaaaaaaaaaaaaaaaaaaaaaaaaacactatgcgTGTCAGGCTGCCAGTGAAAACAGCCTGGCAGTCtgggactggcacccctcccttcatctttTGTCAATTAGTGTGCACCAGTGAGGAGGAGACGGAGTGTGACGGGGGACAGTCAGAAGCAGGCTGTTGCTGAAAAGCGCTCTCCCTCTGAGACATGAAGCAAGGAAAGTGTCTCTTG contains:
- the LOC136710446 gene encoding uncharacterized protein; its protein translation is MEQNKKKKKSKKKNNHKKKKKKKKKDKNNKKNIKKNKKKKNVKKMYKRNKKKEKKKKNKKKRNKKKDKHNIKNIKKNKKKNKNNKKKDIKKKYKRNKRKKKIKKNKKMNKNNIKKNKKKMNKRNNKKKKKNNKEHQKEQKEEQEQQKEEHQEEEQEEQEEEEEDKDKEDEGTN